The sequence below is a genomic window from Phycisphaeraceae bacterium.
ATCGACACGATGTCGATCTGCTGCGCGCCATCGTTGCGAAGCACCCAGACATCCCGCAGGCCGCCGCGCTCGCGGATTCGTGGCACGACCGTCGAGACGATCGCCCCCGACGCTTCCGACATGGCGCCCTGCACGATGAGGAAGCGCTCGATGGTGGCGAAGTCACCGACGCGCGGCGAGAACTCGGCGCCGGCGGCGACGCGTGGACCACGAGGCGCTCGACTCCCATCCTCAAGCACATTCGTCTTTGGTCCGCATGCGCCGGCGAAGCCAACGACCATGCCGATGGCGAGCGCCATGCGCGTGGCCCTGCGCCAGCCTGCGGTGCGCGGCCTTGGGCCAAGGCCCACCCCGAACCCCGCGCCACTCGACGCGCCATTGGCGCTGCCGTGGACCGCGACGAGCCGCACGCCCGCTCCGCCTCGAACCGTTGACTCAACCTGCATCGCTCGCATGCCTTACCTCGTTCCCGGCAGCGGACGCAGCGTGATGTTCCTGAACTCGATGAACGCCCCCTCGGACTGGAGCGCCACTCGGCCCGGGCGCACTTCGCACGCTTCCGCTGTGTTCTGAAGGACTCCATTCACATGCAGCTCCAACGCACCACCGTCGAGGACAATGCGATAGTGATTCCATTCTCCAAGCGGCCGCTCGCTGCTCTCGGCCATCTTCCGGGTGCGACGCCCCTCCGTGCGGTCGGGATCGACCTGCATGGGCACCTCGCCGATGTTCCAGATGTCTCCCGCGTTTCCGGAGTGAAGCTGCGCCTCGATCGACCGGGGCCAGACATGGTCCTCATCGGCCACGCGCAACAGCACTCCGGAGTTCCCCGCGCCGCGCTCCGGATCGAAGCGCCACTCGAGTTCGAGTTCGAAACTCTCGAACTGCTCAGTGGTCGCGATGTAGCCGATCGGACGCCCCTCGCAGATGAGCACGCCATCCCGCGCGACGAAGAGCGATGAAGTGTCTTCGTCACCCGGCACAAAGACCTTCCACCCATCAAGGTTCGTGCCGTTGAAGAGCCGGCGCGAGGCCGCCGATGGCGGCTCCGGCACGGGCGCTGCGGGCTCGGCTGCCGACGCATCGCCCGTTACGGACGCAGGCGGCGCGAGCCCGGGCACCCGCGTCGCATCCGCGCCTGCTTCTTGCGCGGTGGATGTCGGCGCAGCGCCCTGCCCCGGAGCCTGCGGCTGAGAGTGGCCTTCGCACGCCGCGACTGCAGCGGACATGGCCATCGCCAACACCGTTGTCGCCGCGCGGCTCCGGGGCGCTGCCGCGAAACAATGCCCGAATGTCTCGCACGCGCGCACGAACATCAACGGCCTCCACTCGCCACGCGGGCCTCGACCTGCACAACTCGACCGGGCGGCTCGTTCCACGACGGCGGCCGCACCATCTCAAAGACGAGCGTGCACTGTCCCGGACGCAACGGCCTGAAGGTGAAGGTCGTGATGGTCCGACCTCCGATGACCCCCGGATCGAGTGGCGTCACATGCGGCGTCTCCGTCATCTCGAAGAGCGAACGGTCGATGGCCGCGAGCCTCCAGTCGAAGCCCGTCCCCGCGTGACCCAACAGTTCAACCTGAAGCACGCCGCTCATCGAGATCTCCGCATCACGGCGCCCTTCGGCGACGCGCACCTTGGCGCTGCCCGGCGGAAGACTCGACGCACTGTTGCAGCCCGTGACGATCAGCACACACGCGATCATCACGGCCACGCTCGATGCCGCGCGCGCCCACGCGCCGTGCATTGAGTGTGCGCCCGGCATCGCGCGCTGCGCCGAACACGCGACATCCACTGCATGCGCGCGATGCACCGGGCGCATGCCCTGCACCAGATGGGCTCGTAGCGCCGAACATGCGCTCTCCATCGACGACACACCTGCGCTCCGCATCGCACGCCAGCCTGCACGGCCCATCACTCGAAGCCTCGACACCACCGCATCGATCGCATCAGTCGTGACGCTCAACATGATCGCACCGCCTCTTCGATCGCCGCGAAGTCCACCTGCTCCCGCGGCGACGCATTGACCTTTGCGTAGCGGATGACGCCAGCCGCATCGATCACGAACGCCGCCCGCGTCGCCACGCCCTTGAAGCCACCGACATCCTCAAGCAGCACGCCGTAGCGGCTCGAGACATCCTTGTTGAAGTCACTCAGGATCGGGAAGGGAATCTCCTCCACCTGCTGGAACTTCTCGTTCACGAATGGTGAGTCGATGGAGATCCCGTAAATGCGAGCGCCGATCGAACCCCACTGTGCCCACTGATCGCGGAGATGGCACATCTCCTGCGTGCACACCGAGGAGAAGGCGAAGGGGAAGAAGAGCAGCACCACCTTCTCCCGGCCGATGACCTTCGTGAGATCTTCAACTTGACCGGGGGCTGATGGA
It includes:
- a CDS encoding DUF1080 domain-containing protein; translated protein: MSAAVAACEGHSQPQAPGQGAAPTSTAQEAGADATRVPGLAPPASVTGDASAAEPAAPVPEPPSAASRRLFNGTNLDGWKVFVPGDEDTSSLFVARDGVLICEGRPIGYIATTEQFESFELELEWRFDPERGAGNSGVLLRVADEDHVWPRSIEAQLHSGNAGDIWNIGEVPMQVDPDRTEGRRTRKMAESSERPLGEWNHYRIVLDGGALELHVNGVLQNTAEACEVRPGRVALQSEGAFIEFRNITLRPLPGTR
- a CDS encoding protease inhibitor I42 family protein; translated protein: MLSVTTDAIDAVVSRLRVMGRAGWRAMRSAGVSSMESACSALRAHLVQGMRPVHRAHAVDVACSAQRAMPGAHSMHGAWARAASSVAVMIACVLIVTGCNSASSLPPGSAKVRVAEGRRDAEISMSGVLQVELLGHAGTGFDWRLAAIDRSLFEMTETPHVTPLDPGVIGGRTITTFTFRPLRPGQCTLVFEMVRPPSWNEPPGRVVQVEARVASGGR
- a CDS encoding redoxin domain-containing protein produces the protein MTTPTHPKVGEHAPAFALPSAPGQVEDLTKVIGREKVVLLFFPFAFSSVCTQEMCHLRDQWAQWGSIGARIYGISIDSPFVNEKFQQVEEIPFPILSDFNKDVSSRYGVLLEDVGGFKGVATRAAFVIDAAGVIRYAKVNASPREQVDFAAIEEAVRSC